The following proteins are encoded in a genomic region of Arachis ipaensis cultivar K30076 chromosome B02, Araip1.1, whole genome shotgun sequence:
- the LOC107627495 gene encoding uncharacterized protein LOC107627495, with the protein MEGLFKDFGYIQWKDFYWGKPDARGGVALKLLRLDRDVVNMYEDAIRNDDRVIHVYWEHTVDTPTEAEVVDVDVEEVPTPETANVNAESVKSPGGRKRAQKSQKPTRILRPRKLTTTLGQKSSQNYHQYESEELHSPYSSDCDSEYEAERNVWPQENPNAAFGLVHLELGMEFETMEQFKRAVRKFNIQIGRSIMFSRVEPLKCKAICCEPNCPWSIYCSRSNEPRSFQVKTFVTQHVCARSHTNKSADRKWVIEQLEEKLRDQRDFKTSEAEDWFRREFNVTINYKKIQRAMKKARENIEGSEREQYAELRDYILALLIANPGATIDMDTTPMPDSLPIFKRLYICFDACKKGFIQGCRPFIGLDGTFLKGYYGGQLLTAVGQDANNQIFPIAYAVVDSETRDNWRWFLELLHRDLGNYRVHGWNFMSDQYKGLIPAMEQVMPGVHHRFCAMHIWANFTKRWKDKQLKGAVWECCRATTVTEFEAAMMRLKGINNAAWEYLDRLDPKTWTKAHFSEWPKVDNVTNNNCETFNGKILKYRSKPIITMLEEVRVHVMRVMARNKKYLSGYVGDDNGKIYEVEKHPIKVTVDLGNQKCTCRFWQLTGLPCRHACAALALRGRRPEDQIHNWLGMAAYNSAYQHNINPVPRKEFWEKAEGYPPLPPHYKTPIRRPTKKRRKEKNEARPSSNPHKLKRRYGTISCKYCGESGHNSRGCEKNRLI; encoded by the exons ATGGAGGGGTTGTTTAAGGATTTTGGTTATATTCAGTGGAAGGACTTTTACTGGGGAAAGCCTGATGCTAGAGGTGGTGTTGCCCTTAAGCTACTTAGGCTAGATAGAGATGTGGTGAACATGTATGAGGATGCAATTAGAAATGATGATAGGGTGATACATGTGTATTGGGAGCATACAGTAGACACTCCAACTGAGGCTGAGGTGGTTGACGTAGATGTGGAAGAGGTCCCTACCCCTGAAACAGCCAATGTAAATGCAGAGAGTGTGAAATCACCTGGAGGGAGGAAGAGGGCACAAAAGAGTCAAAAACCAACCAGAATTCTGAGGCCAAGAAAACTAACAACAACACTAGGCCAGAAGTCATCCCAGA ATTACCATCAGTATGAGTCTGAGGAGCTGCACAGCCCATATTCGTCAGACTGTGATAGTGAGTATGAGGCGGAGCGCAATGTTTGGCCTCAAGAAAACCCGAATGCTGCTTTTGGCTTAGTACATTTAGAGCTGGGGATGGAATTCGAAACAATGGAGCAATTCAAAAGAGCTGTTAGGAAGTTCAATATACAAATTGGAAGGAGTATAATGTTTAGCCGAGTGGAACCATTGAAGTGTAAGGCAATTTGTTGTGAGCCCAACTGTCCTTGGAGTATCTACTGTTCCAGGTCTAATGAACCAAGGAGTTTTCAAGTTAAGACGTTTGTCACtcaacatgtttgtgcaagaagcCACACCAACAAGTCAGCTGATAGAAAGTGGGTTATTGAACAGCTAGAGGAGAAGTTGAGGGACCAAAGAGACTTTAAAACATCTGAAGCTGAGGACTGGTTTAGGAGAGAGTTCAATGTAACCATCAACTACAAAAAAATACAAAGGGCAATGAAGAAGGCTAGGGAGAATATTGAGGGGTCTGAGAGGGAGCAGTATGCTGAGTTGAGGGATTACATACTTGCCTTGCTGATAGCTAATCCAGGAGCAACTATTGATATGGACACTACCCCTATGCCTGATTCGCTCCCGATCTTCAAGAGACTATACATATGTTTTGACGCTTGCAAAAAAGGTTTCATACAAGGTTGCAGACCATTTATTGGACTTGATGGTACATTCTTGAAAGGTTACTATGGTGGGCAGTTGCTTACAGCAGTGGGACAAGATGCTAACAATCAGATCTTTCCCATTGCATATGCAGTCGTTGACTCAGAGACAAGAGATAACTGGAGATGGTTTCTAGAACTTCTGCATCGTGATTTGGGAAACTATAGGGTGCATGGTTGGAACTTCATGAGTGACCAATATAAG GGTCTGATACCAGCCATGGAGCAGGTTATGCCCGGAGTGCATCATCGGTTTTGTGCAATGCACATTTGGGCCAACTTCACTAAAAGATGGAAGGATAAACAGTTGAAAGGAGCTGTGTGGGAATGTTGTAGAGCCACCACTGTTACTGAATTTGAGGCTGCAATGATGAGGTTAAAGGGCATCAACAATGCTGCCTGGGAATACTTGGATCGACTTGACCCAAAAACTTGGACAAAGGCACATTTCAGTGAGTGGCCTAAGGTGGACAATGTCACTAACAACAACTGTGAGACCTTCAATGGTAAGATTCTCAAATACAGAAGCAAGCCAATCATAACAATGTTAGAGGAAGTCAGAGTTCATGTCATGAGGGTTATGGCGAGGAACAAAAAATATCTAAGTGGCTATGTTG GGGATGACAATGGAAAAATTTATGAGGTTGAGAAGCATCCTATTAAGGTTACTGTTGACTTGGGAAATCAGAAGTGCACCTGTCGATTTTGGCAGCTCACAGGCTTGCCGTGTAGACACGCTTGTGCAGCACTTGCTCTAAGGGGTCGTAGGCCAGAAGACCAGATCCATAATTGGCTGGGAATGGCTGCATATAACTCAGCATACCAGCATAACATAAACCCCGTACCAAGAAAAGAATTCTGGGAGAAAGCTGAAGGCTATCCTCCACTGCCCCCTCACTATAAGACACCCATTAGAAGACcaacaaaaaagagaagaaaggagaaaaatgAGGCACGGCCAAGTTCCAACCCCCATAAGCTTAAAAGGAGATATGGAACAATCAGTTGCAAATACTGTGGAGAG AGTGGCCACAACAGTAGGGGTTGTGAAAAAAACAGGTTGATATGA